GCCGGGCTATGATCCCCATGGCCGCGTCACCTATCCCACGGTCTATACTGCCGGTGCGTTCGGGACGAACCATCGGGTGGACGGACAGCAATTGTCGCGGATATGGCACCTGATGGAGACCAAGGCCATGCCGCCGATGATCTGGGTGACGCTCGACTTCGCTTCGCCCACCGGCACGACCGAATTTGCCGACAGCGTAAACAATGGTCCCTGGGGCGAAGCGCTGACGCGCGAGATCATCCCGGCGCTCGAAAAAAGATATCGGATGGATGCCCGGCCGTCGGGCCGGTTCCTGACCGGCCATAGCTCTGGGGGCTGGTTCGCGCTTTGGGCGATGGTGCGCTATCCGGCCATCTTCGGCGGAAGCTGGGCCTCGTCGCCCGATCCGGTGGATTTCCGGCACTTCATCGGCGTCGACCTCTATCAGCCGGGGGCGAACATGTATCGCGATGGCCAGGGCGTGGCCCGTCCGCTGGAACGCGCCCATGGCGAGGTGAAGACGACGATCGCGCAGGCGGCGGGGATAGAGACGGTGCTCGGCCGCGACGGCGGCCAGTTGCGATCCTTCGACTGGACCTTCTCGCCGCGCCGCGCGGACGGGACGCCGGCCCCGCTCTTCGACCGGGTGACGGGCGCGGTCGATGCCGATGTCGCGGCCTATTGGCGGGATCATTATGATATCGGCCACCGGATCGAGACCCAATGGCCAGCGCTGCGGCATGATCTGGACGGCAAGGTTCATGTCGTGGTCGGGACCGCCGATTCCTATTATCTCGACGATGCCGTCCATGATCTGGAGGCCGCGTTCCGCAAGGTGGGTGGCCGGGCGGCGTTCATCTATGTTCCCGGCGCGTCGCACAGCATCAATGAAGTCTATGCGCGGGACGGCGATCGCAACGCCTATTATCGCGAAATGGCGCAGGCCATGTATGCGGTGGCGCGGCCGCCAGAGGGCGCACGCGCCCGCTGAAGCGAAATGCGCTGCGGGCGGGAGGCTGAGCAGCGGTCCGGTTTGACGCCCGGACGAGGCGCGGCTACCGCGCGGGGCATGATCGTTCTGCTCTCTCCCGCCAAGACGCTCGACTTCGAGCGCGCGCTGCCGCCCCTTGCCGTCACCACGCCGCATTTCGCCGAGGAAGCGCGTGGGCTCGCCAAGTCGGCCGCCAACCTCTCGCAAAAGCGGCTGGCGGACCTGATGCATATCTCGCCGCGCCTGGCCAAGCTCAATGCCGACCGGTTCCGGGACTTTGCCGACCTGCCCGAAAGGCAGGCGCTCTATGCCTTTGCCGGCGACGTCTACACCGGTTTCGAGGTGGATACGCTCGACGAACCAGCCGTAGCCTTTGCGCAGGATCATGTCCGCATGCTGTCCGGCCTATACGGGCTGCTGCGTCCGCTGGATGCGATCCGCCCCTATCGGCTGGAAATGGGGACGCGCTGGGCGCCGCGGCACAAGAAACTGACCGATTGGTGGGGCGATCGCATCGCCGCCCTGCTGCGCGCGCAGGTCGCGGAAGAGGGATCGGGCATCGTGCTCAATCTTGCCAGCCAGGAATATTTCGCCGCCGTCGAGAACAGGCTGGAGGGCCTGCGCGTGATCCATGTCGACTTCCGCGAGCCGGGACCGAACGGCCCGCGCTTCGTGAGCTTCAACGCGAAGCGGGCGCGCGGCATGATGGCACGTTGGATGTGCGAACATCATGTCGCCGATGTCGAGGCCATGCAGGGCTTCGACAGCGATGGATATCGGTTCGATCCGGGCGAGAGCGACACGGACCATTGGCGCTTTACACGGGCATAAACGGTACGTCCGGAAGCATAGACGCGTCATGGGTGCTTTCACCAGCAGGCGCGGCTGCTTTGGGTCGTTGTGCCTCGACCGCAAGATGGCTTATGACTGTGGGTAGTGAACGAAAAGGAAAATAATGGCCGCATCATTTTCAACAGATGAGCGTCGTGAGCATTTTGCTTATTGCGTCCAGTTGGTTGGTGGCACCACGGCTTTTTCGCGCCGCCTGGGCATAGACGAGCGGGCCATCCGCCGTTTTATCAACGGCGAGCGGCCTGTCGGCGATGGACTTCTGGAAGATACCGCCAAGGCATTACGCCTGCTCATCGCCGAAGCAACGGCGGCCGAAGGACAGATTGCTGCCGCATTGCGCTTGCCACCGCCCGATCCGTCTTAAAGCCGATCATCATGCGGATGATTCTTCGCGTTCGGCACCGGGACTTGAACGATCGAGGCTTGGGCGCCGCACGACGCTGGCGATCTTAACTGGCAGTGTGCATGTGCGCTTTGGTGCCGAAGGGCATTCAGGGCGACGCCGCTGGAATCCGCGAAGGGTTCAGGATCGTTGAGAACGTCGGGGCTTTCTCGAAATCTTCTCGTCCGAACGGTTTGTCGGTGAAGAGATAGCCATAATAGAAATTGCGGAGCCTGGCATGGAAGGCGCGGATGCGGTCCTGATAGGAAAACTGCGCCTGCATGTCGGTATCGGCGAGGCGAGCGAGCAGGGCCTGGACCGCGACCGAGGGCAGCATCCAGCCGATGGAGCGTGCCGCGGCCTCGCGCGCCTCGATCCCATGACGATAGGCCACAGCCCTGGGCGCCACCGTCTCGTCGCCGACCTGATGAAAGGCGAAATACCATTTCCAGTGGAAGGCGTGAGTCAAAGGGGGACTGTCCTTCCATTCGGGATGGCCGGTATAGAAGGCGCGCATCGTCTCTTCGCGCGGAATATCCCAGGCGCGGTTGACGGCCGTGCGCTGGGCAAGGGTCAGTTCAACGCCCTCGCCGACAGGGATGGCGCGGTTGATCGCGACATGGGCGATGGCCGGCAGCACCAGCGTCAGCACCAACCATAGGCCCGCCAGCGTGGTGGCATTGGCAACCGAGTTCCAGCCCAATCGCCCGATCAGCAGCGTGACCGCGATCCAGAAGGCGAGATAGAGGGCGACGAGGCCGAGCACGACCAGCAGCGGGACGAAGGGGACGTGGGACAGGATTGCGCCGATCATGAGTGGTAGGACGAGGGTGAAGAACAGCAGCCCGCCGCGCAGCGACACACGCCGCGTCCAGAGGCGCCGGCCCGATCCCGCCAGCGCATCGAGCATCCGCAGCCGTCCGGCTTCTCGCTCGCCCGAGATAAGATCGTGGAACAGGGCTATGACGAACAGCGGCGTCAGATAGATGAGCACGAACGAGAAATCGAAGCGGCCGGGGAGGGCGAGTTCGGGATTATAGGTCTCGCCATCATAGAGTTGCGCTTCCAGCCCGAGGGCGCGGACGCGCAGGATATAGGGCGCGACATCGCGCAGGCCGAGGGCCGCGAAGGCAAGCGGAGA
The sequence above is drawn from the Sphingobium sp. AP49 genome and encodes:
- a CDS encoding alpha/beta hydrolase-fold protein, coding for MTTAMARLLLLPLSALALTGAAPPETRFDISLPAALGDDASGRLLLFATPLNADNANGEDVDIYGPDDARIFVAGRDVASFGPDRTVAIDAQDGAFPERVAALTPGEYRVQAVLDRDGSYNYGGRGPGDLVSKAVTLRLPLGARPSIPLDHELPPAAAQFDVSGLPPRAAEQITASRPHLHDERVVSQALTRFRGTPQSVAAWVLTPPGYDPHGRVTYPTVYTAGAFGTNHRVDGQQLSRIWHLMETKAMPPMIWVTLDFASPTGTTEFADSVNNGPWGEALTREIIPALEKRYRMDARPSGRFLTGHSSGGWFALWAMVRYPAIFGGSWASSPDPVDFRHFIGVDLYQPGANMYRDGQGVARPLERAHGEVKTTIAQAAGIETVLGRDGGQLRSFDWTFSPRRADGTPAPLFDRVTGAVDADVAAYWRDHYDIGHRIETQWPALRHDLDGKVHVVVGTADSYYLDDAVHDLEAAFRKVGGRAAFIYVPGASHSINEVYARDGDRNAYYREMAQAMYAVARPPEGARAR
- the yaaA gene encoding peroxide stress protein YaaA, coding for MIVLLSPAKTLDFERALPPLAVTTPHFAEEARGLAKSAANLSQKRLADLMHISPRLAKLNADRFRDFADLPERQALYAFAGDVYTGFEVDTLDEPAVAFAQDHVRMLSGLYGLLRPLDAIRPYRLEMGTRWAPRHKKLTDWWGDRIAALLRAQVAEEGSGIVLNLASQEYFAAVENRLEGLRVIHVDFREPGPNGPRFVSFNAKRARGMMARWMCEHHVADVEAMQGFDSDGYRFDPGESDTDHWRFTRA
- a CDS encoding DUF3526 domain-containing protein, with the protein product MILFTHELRLLLRSRMTVLALFMVSLLAAASVAAGMTEIARQRAAIAHIQPKQAQDAAAVAQWAAATKDPGNAAYYSFHATWDAPSPLAFAALGLRDVAPYILRVRALGLEAQLYDGETYNPELALPGRFDFSFVLIYLTPLFVIALFHDLISGEREAGRLRMLDALAGSGRRLWTRRVSLRGGLLFFTLVLPLMIGAILSHVPFVPLLVVLGLVALYLAFWIAVTLLIGRLGWNSVANATTLAGLWLVLTLVLPAIAHVAINRAIPVGEGVELTLAQRTAVNRAWDIPREETMRAFYTGHPEWKDSPPLTHAFHWKWYFAFHQVGDETVAPRAVAYRHGIEAREAAARSIGWMLPSVAVQALLARLADTDMQAQFSYQDRIRAFHARLRNFYYGYLFTDKPFGREDFEKAPTFSTILNPSRIPAASP